A single region of the Manihot esculenta cultivar AM560-2 chromosome 12, M.esculenta_v8, whole genome shotgun sequence genome encodes:
- the LOC110603029 gene encoding ATP-dependent RNA helicase fal1 isoform X1 codes for MAIMDAIEVASPPSQSPSHFSQQRHFYVAVDRLQFKMVTLVDLLGVAGRRSGLPMVVCCSSRDELDAVCSAVSDLPYISLASLGFQMCYSFQYSDLAESERILVLENFKQATLRWNHNITAQSGEGTEIGKAEDKSHMIVVTDACLPLLASGESPISARILINYELPMKKETYARRMACCLAADGIVINMVVGGEVVTLKSVEESSSLVIDEMPINISEIL; via the exons ATGGCAATAATGGATGCAATTGAAGTCGCTTCTCCTCCTTCTCAGTCCCCTTCACACTTCAG TCAACAGCGTCACTTCTATGTCGCCGTTGACAGACTCCAGTTCAAAatg GTTACATTGGTGGATTTATTAGGGGTGGCGGGGCGCCGCTCTGGGCTGCCGATGGTGGTGTGCTGCAGCTCTAGGGACGAGCTCGACGCTGTCTGCTCGGCTGTCTCTGACCTTCCTTACATTTCTCTAGCTTCTCTG GGCTTTCAAATGTGTTACTCCTTCCAGTACAGTGATCTAGCTGAATCAGAACGAATCTTAGTATTGGAGAATTTTAAGCAAGCAACATTGAGATGGAACCATAATATCACTGCTCAGTCAGGAGAGGGCACTGAAATTGGAAAAGCTGAGGATAAATCTCATATGATAGTTGTAACAGATGCTTGCCTTCCGCTTCTTGCTTCTGGGGAGTCACCCATTTCTGCACGTATTCTGATTAATTATGAGTTACCAATGAAGAAG GAAACATATGCAAGACGCATGGCTTGTTGTTTGGCAGCAG ATGGGATTGTGATAAATATGGTTGTTGGGGGAGAAGTGGTGACTCTTAAAAGTGTTGAAGAGAGCAGCAGCCTTGTCATAGATGAAATGcctataaat ATATCTGAGATTTTATGA
- the LOC110603029 gene encoding ATP-dependent RNA helicase fal1 isoform X2 yields MAIMDAIEVASPPSQSPSHFSQQRHFYVAVDRLQFKMVTLVDLLGVAGRRSGLPMVVCCSSRDELDAVCSAVSDLPYISLASLYSDLAESERILVLENFKQATLRWNHNITAQSGEGTEIGKAEDKSHMIVVTDACLPLLASGESPISARILINYELPMKKETYARRMACCLAADGIVINMVVGGEVVTLKSVEESSSLVIDEMPINISEIL; encoded by the exons ATGGCAATAATGGATGCAATTGAAGTCGCTTCTCCTCCTTCTCAGTCCCCTTCACACTTCAG TCAACAGCGTCACTTCTATGTCGCCGTTGACAGACTCCAGTTCAAAatg GTTACATTGGTGGATTTATTAGGGGTGGCGGGGCGCCGCTCTGGGCTGCCGATGGTGGTGTGCTGCAGCTCTAGGGACGAGCTCGACGCTGTCTGCTCGGCTGTCTCTGACCTTCCTTACATTTCTCTAGCTTCTCTG TACAGTGATCTAGCTGAATCAGAACGAATCTTAGTATTGGAGAATTTTAAGCAAGCAACATTGAGATGGAACCATAATATCACTGCTCAGTCAGGAGAGGGCACTGAAATTGGAAAAGCTGAGGATAAATCTCATATGATAGTTGTAACAGATGCTTGCCTTCCGCTTCTTGCTTCTGGGGAGTCACCCATTTCTGCACGTATTCTGATTAATTATGAGTTACCAATGAAGAAG GAAACATATGCAAGACGCATGGCTTGTTGTTTGGCAGCAG ATGGGATTGTGATAAATATGGTTGTTGGGGGAGAAGTGGTGACTCTTAAAAGTGTTGAAGAGAGCAGCAGCCTTGTCATAGATGAAATGcctataaat ATATCTGAGATTTTATGA